The nucleotide sequence ATGGTAATTGGGAACACAAAATGCCCATAACATTGTATAATGACGGGGACCTAATTTGGGCTATGGCCTTTCAGTTCTCATATAATGTAAATGCCACTCTGTTCCTGGCTTAATGTTGTCACACTGTGCACTGCCAGTGTTATTATttacacacgtgtgtgtgtgagagagagagagagagagagagagagagagagagagagagagagagagagagagagagagagagagagagagagagagagagagagagtgtgtgtgtgttactgtttgtgtgactgtgcatgtgtgtgcacacGTCCATGTGTGTGGGTAATCACTGACTGAAGGGAGGTGGCCTCACGAATTGAAATTAGCATTACAAGTAATAGAACAGGAAAGGTTTGGCAAATCAGTTGATTTTTTTGGATATGAAGTTCAGTGCAAATAACTAGGTgtaaatcgtcttgtgtcgtctttgtatcggtgagtacagtaatcctttgttttttaacttagGTGTAAAACATCAAGAAGAGTAAACTCACACTTTCGTATGACACAGTGCCAAtcctgaaacacacaaacacacgcacgcacatttgTGTAAACAGCAGAATCCGTTCTTGAAAATTtgagaaaaggagggagtcttcaaatggaAGTGAATTTACAGAGACctatatgaacagaaaacccAAAAAACGCTCATAAAAAGGGAGAAGTCTTAATCTAAAGGCTCTTAAAAAatctggggagggggggtgtcacgtctcgcacacacacacacaattctctATTCCTTTAGAAACATGTAACACAGATCATCTGTTCATACTTTTAAGTCTTACTAGGGATAACaggtgcgccttatgcgctgtagcgccttgtaacccggaaaatacACGGTACTCAAGCAAAACATGAAGTGTACACGGGCGTTGCAGCGCCTGAACGCCAAAGATGAAGATACTTTGATTTTGAGGCACACATATTATTAATCTATTGAATTGGTGGAGAGTGGCCTCAACCAGATGGTGCCTCAGTCCTGCGTTCCCACACTGGCCTGTAACAGTGTAAGTGTAAGATGATGGAAATGTCAGGTTATGGGAATATAATAGCACATTGCAAACCTCAGGCCGGACCATGTACAACATAAAcaggcacacagtgacacacaaaaatgacacaaaccaccaccaccacttctTCTGCATTAATGGGCTGAAAGTGAAACTCCCatacatgtacactcgtgttttttagGCAACCATATGCTCAATTTGTTCTGGATGGGTGGAGTGGCCTAGTGGCAAGActccggcctcccaagcggaaggttgtgggttcgaatcccgtccgctgccgcctggtgggttaagggtggagatttttttttatctcccaggtcaacttatgtgcagacccgctagtgctttatcccccttcgtgtgtacacacaagcacaaacgcgcacggaaaagatcctgtaatccatgtcagagttcggtgggttatagaaacacaaaaatacccagcatgcttcctccaaaagcggcgtatggctgcctaaatggcatggtaaaaacggtcatacacgtggaaatccactcgtgcaaaaacacaagtgaatgtgggagtttcagcccatgaacgtagaagaagaagaagttctggaagatgcatgcttggtattttcgtgtttttataaatGTATACTATGACCcataactctgacatggattacaggatcttttccgtgcgtacttgggtcttgtggttgcgtgtacacacaaagggggataaaaATCCGATAAGGGACTATAGctcaggtctgcacattagttgacctggagAATTGGACAagtctccacccttaacccgcCTAGCGCGGCCGAGATTTGAACACATTACATTCTGCATAGATAGACGATAGCTGCGTCTTATCTACCACAACAACAAGATACACTGCAAAATCATTACCACCACAATTGTATGTCTATTACTATTAGTCCTTTACTTGGTTGAACATACACTTCAGAAGAAAACAATGAACCAACATATAGCAATAACAGTTATCACAACTGTTCCAACTTCCATTGTAATTTAAACCAGTTTTCATTATCAACTGATGatgtaatgtattatttagGATGAACGCTCTGTGTCTCCTACCTCCTTCCTGAAAAGTTTGCTGGAACCTGCCCTTTGGCCTTTAACTTTCCATGATTTCCAATTTGAAGCATCTCTAGTATCGCAACTGTAGTGTAGTATACTATAACCAGACAGTGCATCATCATCAGGAAATAATCTAAAAGTAACCACAGTGGTTTCACACAGACAATGGTGCGCGcaagcacactgacacactcgaAAACGAAGAGGGAAGGCATTCAAACAAAGACAGAAGCTGTATGTGTAGAGAAGGATCACATTATAACATCCGTTGTtcattgttctgttgtgttttatttctgttttgaTTCATTCATCATTGTTCATCTCGAGAAATCGTTCATGTTTCAGTTATCATTTTGCACGCATGCTTGCTTCATCGATTGCTTTCAAGATTCTGAAGTACTAAATAAACTATACTGAGTCGTTCTGTACTGGTTACAACTCACCTCTCTCGGCGATTAAGCCTGTCCAGTAAAATAAAATCCTCTCACTTATTGTGTTTCTTCTACATTTGAGATTCGCGCCGAAACCGGAAGTTTTGTCTGCTATTATGACTGAACTGCGCATGCGCTGATCTCCCATTGACAACATTTCCGGTTGGGAGAAGACTCCACATCAGCCGGTGATTTTCATCAAAAAAAGACAAGTTTACGCTGTCTTTAAAGGTAAATCGAACGATTTTAGCTCAGATCTGTAGATCATTAGGTATTTGTCTTGGCAATAAGCGAAAGAGTACATTAATTTGGGGTTATTTGTCTTGACAGAAGCACTGACACGAGTTTATTAAGAATAGCAGAACACTCATTTGAGCAGACGTCAATTTTTGTTGCTTGACCAGGGTTCAGATAGAATACTGATACGttgtgtacatgtacttttttttctggaTATTGCACAGTCATACAAATTACTTGGCATTCTAAAagtatgcgtgtgtgttgtaGCTGAACAGAGATAAAGAAATAAGTATGTTCAGTTGCAGTGCACGTTTCCTGCTTTGGTCATTCACCTTGGCAAAATAATACTGTACACATGTGATCAGTACAGTGTCACTGTAAGGATCAAGCTACATGGTTCGATGGAATCACCCCATATACAATTGCTAGTCTAGCCATACTCAGCACTACACTGTTATCGTGGTTCCAATGTAAACAATACCTTTACCTGGAAATTAAGGTAGTACACTGTACACCTGCCTCCacgctccccctccccctcctccccctcccccttcctgcCCACTGCTTTGGTGTACTAGCATTGTAAGATTTCTCAGATTTTAACTTTAGTGCTTCATATATTTGTTGCAGGTGCCAGAACACTACCAGCAAGATGTCTGCTTCGGCAGTCTACATTCTAGATGTCAAGGGGAAGGTATGAGTATGACTTAtgagtttttattttatttgcacacatattaatattattatgtaCATGTGATGAGAGTTAATGGGGAATTGCGTGCCTATCTTAATTGCTGAACACTGAACTGTGAACATTTTTGTCAAGCGTAGAAACTAGAATTTAGAGTCATGTTTAGCTGGCAGTTTAGAACATGAGAATGTAAAATGACCATTATGAcaacacttctttttttcttgttgttgttctttttttctccaaaaggTATGTTTCAAGTCTCTAGTACTTAACTACTTATAGTTGGATCTCACATTCACAATGTCTGTGGTCATAAACAAATTCAACACCAGCAAGAGTGATACACATGCCAGTTTGCACAGTCCTATttcatttatatatatatgtcaaaatGCATCTGTCAAATAAGATACCACCTTGTGGGTCTAATgacttcatttatttattttcagaCTGTCACTGCCAATATTGACAAGTCCATGTATGTGATAATGAAATCATTGCTTGCCATTCTTCAGGTCTTGATAAGCCGCAACTATCGCGGCGACATCGACATGTCAGTGATTGACAAGTTCATGCCACTGGTGatggagagggaggaggagagcATCGTGACCCCCATCATCTCCCACGGCAACAACACCTTTGTCTACATCAAGTACAACAACCTCTACCTGGTCTCCACCACCAAGAAGAATGCCAACGTTGCTCTGGTCTTTTCCTTTCTGCACAAGCTGGTGCAGGTGAGTTTCACAGATTTTCAGTCACGAAAAATCTGAATTCATATTTTCATTCAGATGGTCATAGTGTATGATCTGAGTGCAGACATACTCTGTCTTTTGggatattacagtggaacctgtccaagattctgagaaaatcagatctgaAGAATGAGAGAGTCTTACAAAGAaggtgaatttacagaggttatgaacagaaaatctgaaaaatcaaggtttTAACAGGGGGAAGTTTTaaattgtatatatatgtatacattcAAACTTACAAAATATTACCTCTATATTTCCTTTGTACAGTTGTAGGATCATATCTGTGGATACAGTTGAGGGAattgttttaaattaatttgttattgttgtattgCTTCAGATCTTTGTGGAGTATTTCAAGGAGCTGGAGGAGGAGAGTATCCGTGACAACTTTGTCATCGTCTATGAGTTGCTGGACGAGGTAATGGACTTTGGCTACCCACAGACCACCGACAGCAAGATCCTGCAGGAGTGAGTTAAACACCATGTAGCAACTCCATGCCGTTGTATCTCCATTTCCCGTCCCAATTCCTAGATACACTCACACAAGATCGCACATAAAGACAAACACATCCACGCATCCACAGAGCAATaatcacatgcatgcacacagacacacttgcaagcacacacacaatgcaatcGCCtatatagtcttgagtcgagcgtttgaaaatgcctgaacCTGAAGGCGGGTGTCACTTACACCTCTatgtatcagtctgccttagagattaGGACaacagatggccagaatagcgcgctgcatgtTCCTGCATAAcactgccgcgacggtgcctgagctaaacaatggcgggcactgctcacagcccagcactgtaaacattccccgtcccttcacctctctcgccaccatccgctctacccttggtctcatgcctgtataCGCACCTGAGCATATACACACaaggacgcacacacacgcacccacagaGCAATAATCACACAATgcaatcatcatcgtcattttcATACTCATCATCGTAATTATTGTGAAATTTTCAAAAACGACGAATTAAGAATTGATCTGAGAAACATAGGGAAATAAGctctctaaatgcatacgacgtgTGCTGTaaagtaagtgagagttatgcggaactaATCTACTGGCACCTGAGAggataacaagcattgaaatgaataagcgactttcatcctcacatTTGTTTAGGAATTAAGAAATCATTTTGTGTAGCTTTCCAACACAAGCAGATGGTTCATGGTGCATGATCCTGACTTTCAAATTTTTATTTTGGTCAGTCCCATGGGTGGTCGTTGTAGGCATGTTGACAGTACAGTGTACACGCTTTGGCATTGCTTGGCGTTGTTATCATACCAGGTACATCACCCTTTCCTACACGAGCTGATGGTTCAGGGCGCGTGATCCTGACTTTCTAAGTTCCTTGGGTGGTCGTTGTTGGCATGTTCGACTGTACAGTGAACACACCTTGACATTGCTTGACCTTGTTATCATCCCAGGTACATCACCCAGGAGGGGCAGAAGCTGGAGGTCGCCCCCCGACCCCCCATGGCCGTCACCAACGCTGTGTCGTGGCGCTCTGACGGAATCAAGTACAGGAAGAACGAAGTGTTCCTTGACGTCATCGAATCCGTGAACCTGCTGGTATGAAATCGGTTTTGTTGTTGCAGATGAGTCTGATAAAAAGGTAGTGTGGCCTTATTCAGTAGGGTTGATTAATATGCTCAaatgacaaacaaaacacaaaacatttcTGAGGTTGATTCAAACCCAAATCACGTCATGGAACGATTTTGGACCAAAATTCTGTGCCACCATTTACCGTAACGCAGCTTTTGCTATAGTGACTTTACTGTTTCTGCCCTAATGAAATTGATTCCTTCAGATAGATTTACGAGTACAGTTTCTGATGTAATGATATTGGTCCTTTTAGTCTGATTGATGATGTAAAATTTTTGCTCCAATGACCTTGATTTTGTTAAGTAAATTCATAAGCCGAGTTTCTGCTCTATTGTTTCAATAGGTTGTTTCATAAGTACTGTTTCTGCTCTAATATTATAACCTCCATTATTTTCTTTGAGCGGACTAAATGAGCCCATACAGTTTCTTTTCTTCTCGATGAGAGACACAACAAGTACTTGGAGAGAACATGTCTATTTTTTAGTGCTTCACATAAGTCCTCTAATCATTGACGTTCCATCTGTGTGCAGGTCAGTGCAAATGGCAACGTACTTCGTAGTGAGATTGTTGGCTCCGTCAAGATgcgtgtctttctgtctggcaTGCCTGAACTGAGATTAGGGCTCAACGATAAGGTCCTTTTTGAAAGCACAGGTCGTAagtatgatgtttttgttcccCCTGATTCAGAGTTATGTTGTTATCATCCATGTGTCGATAGCTGTTTGGGACGGGCGCAGTgtcgtggtggtaagacgtcggcctcttaatcgtgagttcgaatcccggtcgctgccgcctggtgggttaagagtggagatttttccgatctcccaggtcaacttatgtgcaaacctgctagtgacttaacccccttcgtgtgtacacgcaagcacaagaccaagtgcgcacggaaaagatcctgtaatccatgtcagagtttggtgggttatagaaacacgaaaatacccagcatgcctcccccaaaatcggcgtgtggctgtctgaatggcggggtaaaaacggtcatacacgtaaaaatccactcgtgctaaaaacatgagtgaacgtgggagtctaaacccatgaacgaagaagaagaagaagatagctGTTTAGAAAGGCAGGACTGTGACATAAAGTTAACGATTTGTGGATAAAAATATGGTTGGGTAAAAAAGAGGAGAGATGGTTTTCCTCTTGATGTGATTCAATTCAAGCTGAAGTTTGGGTGTAGAACTAAAACTTGATCAAGATTTATATTACAGATCAAAGATATTTTATTTACAGGTTAAaattagtacagtggaacccctcttctaagacctccaaaaatctgagaaaattaaaatggaggtaaacaGAGGCTGTAAGTGTAAACAGAACATCTTTAATAGAcaatttaatatcatattcttactccgaatcacattagcattgagtcacctgagatgcttatcactgaaaaacgcttacccggctaaagaatttaaagggaaccccatcaccaaaacgaaagtgaaagtagctttggtaatgggccagtacaccgggagttacctcccatacgggtgtatgccacgtcacttcctctaggaacacgtgcctattatacgactttttcacctcggagaggacggttcactttttgacgctctgtggctgaccttgtgtgtttgagtgacacccgccggccacgttacccagcttgtgtgctcgccttgcctacagtttggtgagctcgttcccgtttgttgttggttgtttgcgctgtttcgttactgtacgttgtccgttttttacggacttgtgtgtcagtgacttgcgtgtttcgccattttgttgtgtgagttagttagctaactcgtgtgactttgctagtagctctgcgtgccctctttctgtttgggcaagtgtagctttagtattttgttgacgcgtaagcgtgtgtgtttactgtgttttcagtcgttttgacttacgtttcagtaaatctttttactttgccacgtgttgttgacgtttgtgtcagtgtcttgcgtgtcgccattttgttgtgtgagttagttttctagctcgtgtgactttgtttgtagctctccgtgcctctgcttgtggggcaagtttagctatagtattttgttaacgcattagtgcgtgtgtttactgaattttccagtcgtttagacttatgtttcagtaaattttttcgcgttgccacgtgttgttgtcaacatgtctgattcagacaagcgccgtggcaagtcggaccccaaggggaaaattaaggctaagtcttcctcttccaaagcaacgttacttgttacagaccaagagcgtaacactttgttggctgtaccaatttcggcgcctagcgctgttactacttctgcttcttttgcggcgcctagcgctactgttacttctgcacctgtctctacatcggagacttcgtcttctttgttagcacctggacaaggtgcgttggtttcctctctgttaaagtcactggttccagaaatccgcagcttggtgcaggcagaatttcagcgttccgtcgccagcagttcggcgtttccggcatctggcagtgacgtccgggcattggcttccgtgtctttgtcctccacttccggcttggagcagcgtcctccctcttcagcgtcggttggtaagcagagctggtccgatagccctcgtgaggcgcctggacgttctccttcgggggacagctctttcgcatcgggtcacgaccgataccttgctgatctttcatttccggcgataacctacgaggccccggacttgttcgaacagcggcggcagtcggtttcgactgccgcatttccggcacttgccggaagtgatgatccgtccgctccggcacgctacggcggtcgcggcaggatggagtattcactgacttccggtccttccggatcgcgaagtcaaccagtgcagtcttcacttccgcattttgcggttccgttgactacacttccggtttcggccggaaacgcttcttcctcttctggtggttccttccggataccagatagtggattacagcgtgcgccttccggctttcaagcgcctaggcttgagcaggcatcactccactcagtcgggggagtgacgtcagctcatccagctccggtttttgcggatggtcgtcctgcttaccctttaccttcacagggttttgggcggcaggatgacgttagtgctcaggcttttccggtttccagtttgccagggcatgcttctgcttccggaactggtgacttcggtcatggttccacgtgtgactattctgatgctccatcagtggtcagcgaggagtcgcggggcgtgtttccgtcgaagctcaagtctgttcttgacgtcgcggcggaagtaacgtctcgttattttcctgaaggggtggtggctgcggactcttccgcatcattcgttccttctgccatggcggacttccggccggcacaggaggatgtttcttccttccggttcgccgagtctccgtcagtggcttaccaactttcgcattcactggttcgtccagcacatgcggggagtggtattcggccagtgcctgttccgttactgcttccttttggtccagttccggaatcagctcagcagtgggtggcttcagctgcccaagcctcttccttcgtgcctacggccaataggaagcttggcatgcccaatcagagccagaattggctggcgtcttttgcactccctagggctacccttccggtttcccg is from Littorina saxatilis isolate snail1 linkage group LG5, US_GU_Lsax_2.0, whole genome shotgun sequence and encodes:
- the LOC138966302 gene encoding AP-1 complex subunit mu-1 — its product is MSASAVYILDVKGKVLISRNYRGDIDMSVIDKFMPLVMEREEESIVTPIISHGNNTFVYIKYNNLYLVSTTKKNANVALVFSFLHKLVQIFVEYFKELEEESIRDNFVIVYELLDEVMDFGYPQTTDSKILQEYITQEGQKLEVAPRPPMAVTNAVSWRSDGIKYRKNEVFLDVIESVNLLVSANGNVLRSEIVGSVKMRVFLSGMPELRLGLNDKVLFESTGRGKSKSVELEDVKFHQCVRLSRFENDRTISFIPPDGEFELMSYRLNTHVKPLIWVESVIERHVHSRVEYMIKAKSQFKRRSTANNVEIIIPVPMDADSPKFKTTVGSCKYVPELNSVVWSIKSFPGGKEYLMRAHFGLPSVENEDAEGRPPISIKFEIPYFTVSGIQVRYLKIIEKSGYQALPWVRYITQNGDYQLRTN